The Actinomadura sp. WMMB 499 genome includes a window with the following:
- a CDS encoding IclR family transcriptional regulator has translation MGSGFAADRDTPRGLLQTADRALLVLLGLDRHRTDWGVTEVAEEFGWDKSVAQRVLATLAHRGFLVADPDTRRYRVGPAALHLGRTWERSGSLRMLVRPVLAELSGLTGDTALLSVPDGFHIRCVAAVDGEEGPLRYYPLVGELYPAHAGATAQAYFAFVPEDRRRRLFRDRPMARFTGRTLTDPDALERRFHRVRELGYAFTIGEYDAHVATLAVPVHLHGEPYGSLSLGGPEARFEAPGDRLPRIRRAAEQVERLLTGARRHREEP, from the coding sequence ATGGGTTCGGGCTTCGCGGCGGACCGCGACACCCCGCGCGGCCTGCTGCAGACGGCCGACCGGGCGCTGCTCGTCCTGCTGGGCCTCGACCGGCACCGCACCGACTGGGGCGTGACGGAGGTCGCCGAGGAGTTCGGGTGGGACAAGTCCGTCGCCCAGCGGGTCCTCGCGACGCTCGCGCACCGGGGGTTCCTCGTCGCCGACCCCGACACCCGCCGGTACCGGGTCGGCCCCGCCGCGCTGCACCTCGGCCGGACCTGGGAACGCTCCGGCTCGCTGCGGATGCTCGTCCGGCCGGTCCTCGCGGAGCTGTCGGGGCTGACGGGCGACACCGCGCTGCTGTCGGTCCCGGACGGCTTCCACATCCGGTGCGTCGCGGCCGTCGACGGGGAGGAGGGGCCGCTGCGGTACTACCCGCTCGTCGGCGAGCTCTACCCGGCGCACGCGGGCGCGACGGCCCAGGCGTACTTCGCGTTCGTCCCCGAGGACCGGCGGCGCCGGCTGTTCCGCGACCGCCCGATGGCCCGCTTCACCGGCCGCACCCTCACCGACCCGGACGCCCTCGAACGCCGCTTCCACCGCGTCCGCGAGCTCGGGTACGCGTTCACGATCGGCGAGTACGACGCCCACGTCGCGACCCTCGCCGTCCCCGTCCACCTGCACGGGGAGCCGTATGGGAGCCTCAGCCTCGGCGGCCCCGAGGCCCGCTTCGAGGCCCCCGGCGACCGCCTCCCCCGCATCCGCCGCGCCGCCGAACAGGTGGAGCGGCTGCTGACCGGCGCCCGCCGCCACCGAGAGGAGCCCTGA
- a CDS encoding sucrase ferredoxin: MTRGKGCGHCPGSHTGERPCLASATTKARSWLLIEHPGPWPERVEDIAGPAPIAQTLRAALRAGVRPQLIRRTGRRGATPPVQVYAAYSEGDRVWMEGRKLADPGELAALDLDALAAGRSPGLGAPVLDPVLLVCTHGKRNACCARTGAPLARALSSRFGPLVWETTHVGGDRFAANLVCLPHGFYYGDLGETEAISAVNAYLRGEVVLDRLRGRAGTPEPVQAAEHFVRAHTGRLEVDAATVESLTGTSRYEAVVAVQESRYRVVFEAVQQSAPCGPDCGENLETYIVRDLTLLNAAALV, from the coding sequence TTGACGCGCGGCAAGGGCTGCGGGCACTGCCCGGGCAGCCACACCGGCGAACGGCCGTGCCTGGCCAGCGCCACCACCAAGGCCCGCTCGTGGCTGCTCATCGAGCACCCGGGGCCGTGGCCGGAACGCGTCGAGGACATCGCCGGCCCCGCGCCCATCGCACAGACCCTGCGGGCCGCGCTGCGAGCGGGCGTCCGGCCGCAGCTCATCCGCCGGACCGGGCGCCGCGGCGCGACTCCCCCGGTCCAGGTGTACGCGGCCTACTCCGAGGGTGACCGGGTGTGGATGGAAGGGCGCAAGCTCGCCGATCCGGGCGAGCTGGCGGCCCTCGACCTGGACGCCCTCGCGGCGGGGCGCTCGCCGGGACTGGGCGCGCCCGTCCTCGACCCCGTCCTGCTGGTGTGCACGCACGGCAAGCGCAACGCGTGCTGCGCGCGCACAGGTGCTCCGCTCGCGCGGGCGCTGTCGTCACGTTTCGGTCCGCTCGTCTGGGAAACCACCCATGTCGGCGGTGATCGATTCGCAGCGAACCTTGTATGTCTCCCCCACGGCTTCTACTACGGCGACCTCGGCGAGACCGAGGCCATATCGGCGGTGAACGCGTACCTGCGCGGCGAGGTCGTGCTGGACCGGCTGCGCGGCCGGGCCGGGACGCCGGAGCCCGTACAGGCCGCCGAGCACTTCGTCCGGGCCCACACGGGACGGCTGGAAGTGGACGCGGCGACCGTGGAATCCCTCACAGGGACATCTCGGTACGAAGCGGTGGTCGCCGTTCAGGAGAGCCGTTACCGGGTCGTCTTCGAGGCCGTACAGCAGTCGGCCCCGTGCGGACCGGACTGCGGAGAGAACCTGGAAACCTACATTGTTAGGGACCTCACTCTTCTCAACGCGGCGGCCCTCGTGTAA
- a CDS encoding aryldialkylphosphatase produces MTLREEPRRIRTVTGTIATSDISGPVLSHEHLRMDLRWPARPAMVGSDPRRYLDEEKAVKHELSVLRAEHGLGLVVDLTCAGMGRDAASLARVAAAARVAVVAATGVFTEPFHPEFVREAVAAAEAGTGPSAVDRLSERLLAEIGFGMDGTNALPGVIGEIGTWGEAPTETEELCLRAAARAARYSGLPVATYGRAGLAQLEILTTAGLSPERVAVGQQDRVDDPGQHRKIAEAGAYVSFGTLGLAGDDHAALGARVRAVMDMLDAGHADRVLLSTGVSRMTQVVRYGGAGYGYLFETFLPALRAAGADDATLRGILHDNPLRWLSS; encoded by the coding sequence ATGACCCTTCGTGAGGAGCCCCGCCGGATCCGGACCGTGACCGGCACGATCGCGACGTCCGACATCTCCGGCCCGGTGCTCTCCCACGAGCATCTGCGCATGGACCTGCGGTGGCCCGCGCGCCCCGCGATGGTCGGCTCGGACCCCCGGCGCTACCTGGACGAGGAGAAGGCGGTCAAGCACGAGCTGTCCGTGCTGCGCGCGGAGCACGGTCTCGGCCTCGTCGTCGATCTGACCTGCGCGGGCATGGGCCGGGACGCGGCCTCGCTCGCCCGGGTCGCGGCCGCCGCCCGGGTCGCGGTGGTCGCCGCCACCGGCGTGTTCACCGAGCCGTTCCACCCCGAGTTCGTCCGCGAGGCGGTGGCCGCGGCGGAGGCCGGCACCGGCCCGTCCGCGGTGGACCGGCTGTCCGAGCGGCTGCTCGCCGAGATCGGCTTCGGCATGGACGGGACGAACGCGCTGCCGGGCGTCATCGGCGAGATCGGCACCTGGGGCGAGGCGCCCACCGAGACCGAGGAGCTGTGCCTGCGCGCCGCCGCCCGCGCCGCCCGCTACTCGGGGCTGCCGGTCGCCACCTACGGCCGCGCGGGCCTGGCCCAGCTGGAGATCCTCACCACGGCCGGGCTGTCGCCCGAGCGGGTCGCCGTCGGCCAGCAGGACCGGGTGGACGACCCCGGCCAGCACCGGAAGATCGCGGAGGCGGGGGCGTACGTCTCGTTCGGGACGCTCGGCCTCGCCGGGGACGACCACGCGGCCCTCGGCGCCCGCGTCCGCGCCGTCATGGACATGCTCGACGCCGGGCACGCCGACCGGGTGCTGCTGAGCACCGGCGTGTCCCGCATGACGCAGGTCGTCCGCTACGGCGGCGCCGGGTACGGCTACCTGTTCGAGACGTTCCTGCCCGCGCTGCGCGCCGCCGGCGCCGATGACGCGACCCTGCGGGGAATCCTGCACGACAACCCCCTCAGGTGGCTCTCCTCCTGA
- a CDS encoding YihY/virulence factor BrkB family protein: MTTVSDADGVPSSGDADPADGPPGPRRRLLRPLPRRVPGRVRAVPRVAWLLVKGTTVTAFRHRVTGLAAEAAFFALLSLPPLVIGLIGTMGHFRGALGSGTVAEIRNWAIEQARTVLTGPSVDTVVVPLIDDVIRGGSPDIVSIGYLISLWAGSRATNVYVDTITISYGLSGVRGVVRTRLRAFFLYLIGLLVMLVVIPLLVLGPTLVRHAVPESAEFVPVLYWPVVVTGSIVFLALLYHMSVPVRTAWYREVPGAVLALLIWIVGSFSLRLYLAGSLRGVSVYGSLAAAIAVLAWLYVAAFAVLIGAALNAEIDRLWPSAGTARARAVREAQEDEQEDEQEDGREDGDAGGADGAEGKNSAG, from the coding sequence GTGACGACCGTCTCCGACGCCGACGGCGTCCCCTCGTCCGGGGACGCGGATCCAGCCGACGGCCCGCCGGGGCCGCGGCGCCGCCTGCTCCGGCCGCTGCCGCGGCGCGTGCCCGGCCGGGTCCGGGCCGTCCCGCGGGTGGCGTGGCTGCTGGTCAAGGGGACGACCGTGACGGCGTTCCGGCACCGGGTCACCGGGCTCGCGGCCGAGGCGGCGTTCTTCGCGCTGCTGTCGCTGCCGCCGCTGGTGATCGGGCTGATCGGCACGATGGGGCACTTCCGCGGCGCGCTCGGGTCGGGCACGGTCGCGGAGATCCGCAACTGGGCGATCGAGCAGGCCCGGACGGTGCTGACCGGCCCGTCGGTCGACACGGTGGTCGTCCCGCTGATCGACGACGTGATCCGGGGCGGCAGTCCCGACATCGTGTCGATCGGCTACCTGATCTCGCTGTGGGCGGGGTCGCGGGCGACGAACGTGTACGTCGACACGATCACGATCTCGTACGGGCTGTCGGGCGTGCGCGGGGTGGTGCGGACGCGGCTGCGCGCGTTCTTCCTGTACCTGATCGGGCTGCTGGTGATGCTCGTGGTCATCCCGCTGCTGGTGCTGGGGCCGACGCTGGTGCGGCACGCGGTGCCGGAGAGCGCCGAGTTCGTCCCGGTCCTGTACTGGCCGGTCGTGGTGACGGGCTCGATCGTGTTCCTCGCGCTGCTGTACCACATGAGCGTCCCGGTGCGGACGGCCTGGTACCGGGAGGTGCCGGGCGCGGTGCTGGCGCTGCTGATCTGGATCGTGGGGAGTTTCTCGCTGCGCCTCTACCTGGCCGGGTCGCTGCGCGGCGTGTCGGTGTACGGGTCGCTGGCGGCGGCGATCGCCGTGCTCGCCTGGCTGTACGTGGCGGCGTTCGCGGTGCTGATCGGGGCGGCGCTGAACGCGGAGATCGACCGGCTGTGGCCCAGCGCGGGGACGGCGCGGGCACGGGCCGTCCGGGAGGCGCAGGAGGACGAGCAAGAGGACGAGCAAGAGGACGGGCGCGAGGACGGGGACGCGGGTGGGGCCGACGGGGCGGAGGGTAAAAACTCCGCCGGTTAA
- a CDS encoding DUF1177 domain-containing protein has translation MLKHVLAVIDRLDDPAASGRSLAQFLDAAAGPAGSGAEIVTVRGGRGSTDFLRVRVPGRRGRAAGGDAPTLGIVGRLGGVGARPEVLGFTSDGDGAAAALAAAAKLLEMRYRGDVLDGDVVIATHICPDAPTQPHDPVPFMDSPVDIAAMNEHEVTSDMDAVLSIDTTKGNTIINHRGLALSPTVKQGYILRVSDALANLLAVVTGEPAVTYPITTQDITPYGNGVYHLNSILQPATATDAPVAGLAVTAASAVPGCATGASHETDIAAAARFAVEAAKAFGAGALTFHDQDEYEALVARYGSLAHLQTLGAE, from the coding sequence ATGCTCAAGCACGTCCTCGCCGTGATCGACCGGCTCGACGACCCCGCGGCGTCCGGCCGCTCGCTCGCCCAGTTCCTCGACGCCGCCGCGGGGCCCGCCGGGTCGGGCGCCGAGATCGTCACCGTCCGGGGCGGCAGGGGGTCCACCGACTTCCTGCGCGTCCGCGTGCCGGGGCGCCGGGGCCGCGCCGCGGGCGGGGACGCTCCCACGCTCGGGATCGTGGGACGGCTCGGCGGCGTCGGCGCCCGCCCCGAGGTCCTCGGCTTCACCTCGGACGGGGACGGCGCGGCGGCCGCGCTGGCGGCGGCGGCGAAGCTGCTGGAGATGCGCTACCGCGGCGACGTCCTGGACGGCGACGTCGTCATCGCCACGCACATCTGCCCGGACGCGCCCACGCAGCCGCACGACCCGGTCCCGTTCATGGACTCGCCGGTCGACATCGCGGCGATGAACGAGCACGAGGTGACGTCCGACATGGACGCCGTGCTGTCCATCGACACCACCAAGGGCAACACGATCATCAACCACCGCGGGCTCGCCCTGTCGCCCACGGTCAAGCAGGGCTACATCCTGCGGGTCAGCGACGCCCTCGCGAACCTCCTGGCGGTCGTCACCGGCGAGCCCGCCGTGACCTACCCGATCACCACCCAGGACATCACCCCGTACGGCAACGGCGTCTACCACCTGAACTCGATCCTGCAGCCCGCGACCGCGACGGACGCGCCCGTCGCCGGCCTCGCCGTCACCGCCGCGTCCGCCGTCCCGGGCTGCGCCACCGGGGCGAGCCACGAGACCGACATCGCGGCCGCGGCGCGGTTCGCGGTGGAGGCCGCCAAGGCGTTCGGCGCGGGCGCCCTCACCTTCCACGACCAGGACGAGTACGAGGCGCTCGTCGCGCGCTACGGCTCCCTGGCGCACCTGCAGACGCTCGGCGCGGAGTAG
- a CDS encoding glycerol-3-phosphate dehydrogenase/oxidase: MTASLTPGAIATPARSSLDRERRARELAALPDEVVDVLVVGLGATGAGAALDAASRGLSVAAIDAHDLAFGTSRWSSKLIHGGLRYLASGQVDVAHESAVERGTLLTRTAPHLVAAQPFVLPLTPLVPRSHALASRAGLHAGDALRLAARTPRAALPRPRGLSAVETLRAAPALRRLGLRGGLLSWDGRLADDARLVTAIARTAAAHGARILTRCRALALAGDGALVRDEETGREFTVRARAVVNAAGVWAGGLVDGVRLRPSRGTHLVLRPEALPGRAGMQIPVPGEFGRFLLVLPQEDGRVYVGLTDEPADGPIPDVPEPSPGEVGFLLDVLGTALEVPVRPADVVGAFAGLRPLLDAGAGGGTADLSRRHAVLASREGVVTVVGGKLTTYRRMAQDAVDAAVRARGLAAGPCRTARIPLVGAASPDRLARLAAPPRLVRRYGTEAPLLAALGADDPALLEPVVPGLPVLGAELAWAVRHEGALDAGDVLDRRTRIGLVAADRAAALPVAEALTRTSS, from the coding sequence ATGACCGCCTCCCTCACCCCTGGCGCGATCGCGACGCCCGCCCGGTCGTCGCTGGACCGGGAGCGGCGCGCCCGCGAGCTGGCGGCGCTCCCGGACGAGGTCGTGGACGTCCTGGTCGTGGGGCTCGGCGCCACCGGGGCCGGGGCGGCGCTGGACGCCGCGTCGCGCGGGCTGTCGGTCGCCGCGATCGACGCGCACGACCTGGCGTTCGGGACGTCGCGGTGGAGCTCGAAGCTGATCCACGGCGGGCTGCGCTACCTGGCGTCCGGGCAGGTGGACGTGGCGCACGAGAGCGCGGTCGAGCGCGGGACGCTGCTGACCCGGACGGCGCCGCACCTGGTGGCCGCGCAGCCGTTCGTCCTGCCGCTGACGCCGCTGGTGCCGCGCTCGCACGCGCTGGCGTCCCGGGCGGGGCTGCACGCGGGGGACGCGCTGCGGCTCGCCGCGCGGACGCCGCGGGCCGCGCTGCCGCGCCCGCGCGGGCTGTCGGCGGTGGAGACGCTGCGGGCGGCGCCCGCGCTGCGCCGGCTGGGGCTGCGCGGCGGGCTGCTGTCCTGGGACGGGCGGCTCGCCGACGACGCGCGGCTGGTCACCGCGATCGCGCGGACGGCCGCCGCGCACGGCGCCCGGATCCTGACCCGGTGCCGCGCGCTGGCGCTGGCCGGGGACGGGGCGCTCGTCCGGGACGAGGAGACCGGCCGGGAGTTCACCGTGCGGGCCCGCGCGGTGGTCAACGCGGCCGGCGTGTGGGCGGGCGGCCTGGTGGACGGGGTGCGGCTGCGGCCGTCGCGGGGGACGCACCTGGTGCTGCGGCCGGAGGCCCTGCCGGGGCGCGCGGGGATGCAGATCCCGGTGCCGGGCGAGTTCGGCCGGTTCCTGCTGGTGCTGCCGCAGGAGGACGGGCGGGTCTACGTCGGGCTGACCGACGAGCCGGCCGACGGCCCGATCCCAGACGTGCCCGAGCCGTCCCCCGGCGAGGTCGGGTTCCTGCTGGACGTGCTGGGGACGGCGCTCGAGGTGCCGGTGCGGCCCGCGGACGTGGTGGGCGCGTTCGCGGGGCTGCGCCCGCTGCTGGACGCGGGTGCGGGAGGCGGGACGGCCGACCTGTCGCGGCGGCACGCGGTGCTGGCCTCGCGGGAGGGGGTCGTGACGGTCGTCGGCGGCAAGCTGACGACCTACCGGCGGATGGCGCAGGACGCGGTGGACGCCGCCGTGCGGGCCCGCGGGCTCGCGGCGGGGCCCTGCCGCACCGCGCGGATCCCGCTCGTCGGGGCGGCGTCCCCGGACCGGCTCGCCCGGCTGGCCGCGCCGCCGCGGCTCGTCCGCCGGTACGGTACGGAGGCGCCGCTGCTGGCGGCGCTGGGCGCGGACGATCCGGCGCTCCTGGAGCCGGTCGTGCCCGGGCTGCCGGTGCTGGGCGCCGAACTGGCGTGGGCCGTCCGGCACGAGGGGGCGCTGGACGCGGGCGACGTCCTCGACCGGCGCACCCGCATCGGGCTCGTGGCCGCCGACCGGGCCGCCGCGCTACCGGTGGCCGAGGCGCTGACCAGGACGTCCTCGTGA
- a CDS encoding phosphoadenylyl-sulfate reductase yields MTLLETDRPALDLEDVVESAATALEGAPTLEVIRWAAATFGDRICLTSSMSDAALIHLVSKVKPGIDVLFVDTGYHFAETIGTRDAVEAVYPVNVINVTPSRTVEEQETALGPRLFGRTPDLCCHLRKVEPLGRALEGYMAWFSGIRRDETASRRDRRVVEWDRKRGMVKVNPILDWTQEEMDNYIEDNGVLVNPLHYDGYPSIGCAPCTRPVAPGEDPRSGRWAGLGKTECGIHL; encoded by the coding sequence GTGACACTCCTGGAGACCGACAGACCGGCACTCGATCTCGAAGACGTCGTCGAATCCGCGGCCACCGCGCTGGAGGGCGCGCCCACCCTGGAGGTCATCCGGTGGGCCGCCGCCACGTTCGGCGACCGCATCTGCCTCACTTCGTCCATGTCGGACGCGGCCCTGATCCACCTGGTGTCGAAGGTCAAGCCGGGCATCGACGTCCTGTTCGTCGACACCGGCTACCACTTCGCCGAAACGATCGGGACCCGCGACGCCGTCGAGGCCGTCTACCCGGTGAACGTGATCAACGTGACGCCGTCCCGGACGGTCGAGGAGCAGGAGACGGCGCTCGGCCCGCGGCTGTTCGGCCGCACCCCCGACCTGTGCTGCCACCTGCGCAAGGTGGAGCCGCTGGGCCGGGCCCTGGAGGGCTACATGGCGTGGTTCAGCGGCATCCGGCGGGACGAGACCGCCAGCCGCCGCGACCGCAGGGTCGTGGAGTGGGACCGCAAGCGCGGCATGGTGAAGGTCAACCCGATCCTGGACTGGACCCAGGAGGAGATGGACAACTACATCGAGGACAACGGGGTTCTGGTCAACCCCCTGCACTACGACGGCTACCCCTCGATCGGCTGCGCGCCGTGCACCCGCCCGGTCGCGCCCGGCGAGGACCCGCGCAGCGGCCGCTGGGCGGGCCTGGGCAAGACCGAATGCGGCATCCACCTGTGA
- a CDS encoding phosphoribosyltransferase → MPWDKEWNRTREESLRDETVRLPFADRTEAGRVLAERLAPLGLEGAVVLALPRGGVPVGYEIARRLGAPLDVLVTRKIGFPAQPELGVGAIAEGGAPVFDAGLLARLGLTEDDLAATVEAERAELERRVTAYRGGRPPPETSGRPVVVVDDGLATGGTARAAVRALRERGPSRLVLAVPVGAAETVRLLEPEVDALVVPAAPWDFRAVGQWYRNFDQLTDRDVIGWLERAGRMAAPDKGPR, encoded by the coding sequence ATGCCCTGGGACAAGGAATGGAACAGGACGCGCGAGGAGAGCCTGCGGGACGAGACGGTGCGCCTGCCGTTCGCCGACCGGACCGAGGCGGGCCGGGTGCTCGCGGAGCGGCTGGCCCCGCTGGGGCTGGAGGGCGCGGTGGTGCTGGCGCTGCCGCGCGGCGGCGTTCCCGTCGGGTACGAGATAGCGCGGCGGCTGGGCGCGCCCCTGGACGTCCTGGTGACCCGCAAGATCGGTTTTCCGGCGCAGCCGGAGCTGGGCGTGGGGGCGATCGCCGAGGGCGGTGCGCCGGTGTTCGACGCGGGGCTGCTGGCGCGGCTCGGGCTGACCGAGGACGACCTGGCGGCGACGGTGGAGGCCGAGCGCGCGGAGCTGGAGCGGCGGGTGACGGCGTACCGGGGCGGGCGCCCGCCGCCGGAGACGTCCGGACGGCCCGTCGTGGTGGTCGACGACGGCCTGGCGACCGGCGGGACGGCCCGCGCGGCCGTGCGGGCGCTGCGGGAGCGGGGCCCGTCGCGGCTGGTCCTGGCGGTGCCGGTGGGCGCCGCGGAGACCGTCCGGCTGCTGGAGCCCGAGGTGGACGCCCTGGTGGTGCCGGCGGCGCCGTGGGACTTCCGCGCGGTCGGGCAGTGGTACCGGAACTTCGATCAGCTCACCGACCGCGACGTGATCGGCTGGCTGGAACGCGCGGGCCGGATGGCGGCGCCGGATAAAGGACCCAGATGA
- the pepE gene encoding dipeptidase PepE: protein MELLLLSNSTNHGRTYLEHALDTVTAFAGAGSTLAFVPYALADHDAYTGTVRRALEPRGITVRGVHAAGLAGADAVFVGGGNSFRLLRDLYRTGLRDELRGAVRGGLRYMGASAGTNMACPTLRTTNDMPIVQPPSFDALGFVPFQINPHYIDPRPGDTHMGETREQRLAEFLECNDVPVLGLREGTWLRVSDTAATLGGPLGARLFRRAEPPRELPAGADVSSLLADRAAFDS from the coding sequence GTGGAACTGCTGCTGCTGTCGAACTCGACGAACCACGGCCGCACGTACCTCGAGCACGCGCTGGACACGGTGACCGCGTTCGCCGGCGCGGGCTCGACGCTCGCGTTCGTCCCGTACGCCCTCGCCGACCACGACGCCTACACCGGTACCGTCCGCCGGGCCCTCGAGCCGCGCGGGATCACCGTGCGGGGCGTCCACGCGGCGGGCCTGGCCGGCGCCGACGCGGTGTTCGTGGGCGGCGGCAACTCGTTCCGCCTGCTCCGCGACCTGTACCGGACCGGGCTGCGGGACGAGCTGCGCGGCGCCGTGCGCGGGGGCCTCCGGTACATGGGCGCGAGCGCGGGGACGAACATGGCCTGCCCCACCCTGCGGACCACGAACGACATGCCCATCGTGCAGCCCCCGAGCTTCGACGCCCTCGGGTTCGTCCCGTTCCAGATCAACCCGCACTACATCGACCCGCGCCCCGGCGACACGCACATGGGCGAGACCCGCGAGCAGCGGCTGGCGGAGTTCCTCGAGTGCAACGACGTGCCGGTCCTCGGGCTGCGCGAGGGCACCTGGCTGCGCGTCTCGGACACCGCGGCGACGCTCGGCGGCCCCCTCGGCGCGCGCCTGTTCCGCCGCGCCGAGCCCCCGCGCGAGCTGCCGGCGGGCGCGGACGTCTCGTCCCTGCTGGCCGACCGCGCCGCGTTCGACTCCTGA
- a CDS encoding sirohydrochlorin chelatase, whose product MTPPMVAVAHGSRDPRAAATVFELLRAVRVRRPDVPVLPSFLDHAPPAPDRVLDGLARDRADEAVVLPLLLTAAYHSKTDIPGVLARVRSRHPRLRLRTAGTLGPHPLLTAALERRLADAGVRPGSPDTAVVVVSAGSSDASANATVAALAERWRSRGWWDAAAAYASAASPAPAEAVAALREAGAPRVVVASYFLAPGYFTDKVRDAALAAGADAVSPPLGAAPEVAELVVRRYDEALLAAREAAAV is encoded by the coding sequence ATGACCCCGCCGATGGTCGCGGTCGCGCACGGGAGCCGGGACCCGCGCGCCGCCGCGACCGTCTTCGAGCTGCTCCGCGCCGTCCGGGTCCGCCGCCCGGACGTGCCGGTGCTGCCGTCCTTCCTGGACCACGCCCCGCCCGCGCCCGACCGGGTGCTGGACGGGCTGGCCCGGGACCGCGCGGACGAGGCGGTGGTGCTGCCGCTGCTCCTCACCGCCGCCTACCACAGCAAGACCGACATTCCGGGCGTGCTCGCCCGGGTCCGGTCCCGGCACCCGCGGCTGCGGCTGCGCACCGCCGGGACCCTCGGCCCGCACCCCCTGCTGACGGCCGCGCTGGAGCGGCGGCTCGCGGACGCGGGCGTGCGGCCCGGCTCGCCCGACACGGCCGTCGTGGTCGTGTCGGCCGGTTCCAGCGACGCGTCCGCGAACGCCACCGTCGCCGCGCTGGCCGAGCGGTGGCGGTCCCGCGGCTGGTGGGACGCCGCCGCGGCGTACGCGTCGGCCGCGAGCCCGGCACCCGCCGAGGCGGTGGCGGCGCTGCGCGAGGCGGGCGCCCCGCGCGTCGTCGTCGCGTCCTACTTCCTGGCGCCCGGGTACTTCACCGACAAGGTCCGCGACGCCGCGCTGGCGGCCGGGGCCGACGCGGTCTCCCCGCCGCTGGGGGCGGCGCCCGAGGTCGCCGAGCTGGTCGTGCGGCGCTACGACGAGGCGCTGCTGGCGGCGCGCGAGGCCGCCGCGGTCTGA
- a CDS encoding Insertion element protein, whose translation MSERMAPFYCPYCGEENLEPREEAGSWFCPDCVRSFTLKFLGVGAPRTKENSR comes from the coding sequence ATGAGCGAGCGGATGGCGCCGTTCTACTGCCCGTACTGCGGCGAGGAGAACCTCGAGCCCCGGGAGGAAGCGGGCTCGTGGTTCTGTCCGGACTGCGTCCGTTCCTTCACTTTGAAGTTCCTCGGCGTTGGAGCCCCCCGCACTAAGGAGAACTCCCGGTGA
- a CDS encoding WhiB family transcriptional regulator translates to MAQVRRQANLPRPSWGWQDAAACRGEDLVLFFGPDGERQPEREIRERKAKQICMGCPVRTDCLDYAVSRPEKYGTWGGLNEDERASERRRRMRRANAA, encoded by the coding sequence ATGGCTCAGGTACGTCGGCAGGCAAACCTCCCTCGTCCCAGCTGGGGCTGGCAGGACGCCGCGGCGTGCCGGGGGGAAGACCTCGTCCTCTTCTTCGGTCCCGACGGCGAGCGCCAGCCCGAGCGCGAGATCCGCGAGCGCAAGGCCAAGCAGATCTGCATGGGCTGCCCGGTCCGCACGGATTGCCTGGACTACGCGGTGTCCCGGCCCGAGAAGTACGGCACGTGGGGCGGCCTCAACGAGGATGAGCGCGCGTCCGAGCGCCGGCGCCGCATGCGTCGCGCCAACGCCGCCTAG
- a CDS encoding TetR/AcrR family transcriptional regulator, protein MTSNRHNGTGARTADDTVLDAARDCVLAVGVRRTTLTDIARRAGVSRMTLYRRWPDVRTIVADLMTREWTRIGTAVQPPDDGRPVRTRLVDGLVEGVRAFRGHPLLRKIVDVDPELLLPYVLDRLGASQLAFLELFEDAIAAGHRDGTIRPGHPPRQARALLLVVQSYGLSGRTMIDEDDPELTAAAFDAELRGALERLLAP, encoded by the coding sequence ATGACGTCGAATCGTCACAATGGGACCGGCGCCCGGACCGCCGACGACACCGTCCTGGACGCCGCCCGCGACTGCGTCCTCGCCGTCGGGGTGCGCCGGACGACGCTGACCGACATCGCCCGCCGCGCCGGCGTCTCGCGGATGACGCTGTACCGCCGCTGGCCGGACGTCCGGACGATCGTCGCCGACCTGATGACCCGCGAGTGGACCCGGATCGGCACCGCCGTGCAGCCGCCGGACGACGGCCGCCCGGTCCGGACCCGGCTGGTGGACGGCCTGGTCGAGGGCGTCCGCGCGTTCCGCGGGCACCCGCTGCTCCGCAAGATCGTCGACGTGGATCCCGAGCTGCTGCTGCCCTACGTCCTCGACCGTCTCGGCGCCAGCCAGCTGGCGTTCCTCGAGCTGTTCGAGGACGCGATCGCCGCCGGGCACCGCGACGGGACGATCCGCCCCGGCCACCCCCCGCGGCAGGCGCGCGCGCTGCTGCTGGTCGTCCAGTCCTACGGGCTGTCGGGACGGACCATGATCGACGAGGACGATCCGGAACTCACCGCGGCCGCGTTCGACGCCGAGCTGCGCGGCGCCCTCGAACGGCTCCTCGCCCCGTGA